One window from the genome of Hyphomonas neptunium ATCC 15444 encodes:
- the addB gene encoding double-strand break repair protein AddB produces MAADALFGPDAPRIRTIAPGTAFVKELARALAAETSLATKPDALADAIIYVPNRRSARALSLALYDAAGEQTILPPDIRALGDLDSGEPPPIAEQALSGAAPPLSGAKQLGVLATLVRHYYQNAMGTELPPASALSAARELGRLLEQAAMSENADWSKLETLSLGDMAAHWSRSADFLKIVTELWPEWLAEHRASDPYKERLRAARALADHWRDAPPAGPVIIAGSTGATPPGRILMRAVLDLPQGLIVLPGLDTLLNDKQWESVIKAPGHPQNTLIRTLRALGRAPESVAPWPGISEDGPARARVRLIHEALAPAEETADWRATLEELAAASNQPIEEFVRDGLTGLSIANTPNEAAEAEAAALLMRETLEREGQTAALVTPDAGLARRVSALLGRWGIHVPPSAPVPLGRTQAGSLIGLCARWAADPGEPAVLAAVLKHPFVRKKMDSGLLDLYFLRGPRRWKSLDDLAHSIDIRHKLEPHSPFKREDQDEAILLVQRLSEIMEESGADFSILDGVTADAAAKRVADLAGAISETPMPWAGEDGAGASNLLQRLAELGPFLGEMSPEAFADLVDAESSNLPVQTGEPEHPRLSIWGPLEARLQSADRLILAGLNEDVWPEKPPADAFLPRRFRAPLGLNDPEERMGLSAHDFAQLAAAPHVVMLSAARRDDSPSVESRWVWRLRTLAEGAFGDRTAELLKGETGALLDWVSALQTRGVGTLPADFSAEPTPRKRTPAEWPTRLSVTRVDRLQRDPYSIWAESVLGLRQVDVLGAPLASNLRGTAIHAALDAFEKEGVAKDAGSLLELIRVELARTGEPESSWAGRLAIWQDVADWYLEWRASRDIGGKFVREVRGEISVEIAGHPFELSATADRIERTATGELVIVDFKTGQPPTDKAIDAGYDQQMPLQAIIASKGGFKNVRAAPVAALEYVAIRGRPEARRIAESKNSPKTLEELIAAAADGYVRLVAAYRDPEAVFASAPRVQFVKYDYGYNLLARRAEWNRDTAGGDGGDE; encoded by the coding sequence ATGGCGGCTGATGCGCTGTTCGGGCCGGATGCGCCGCGCATCCGGACGATTGCGCCGGGCACAGCCTTTGTGAAGGAGCTGGCGCGCGCGCTGGCAGCCGAGACATCTCTGGCAACGAAGCCTGACGCGTTGGCGGATGCCATCATTTATGTTCCCAACCGCCGGTCTGCGCGCGCCCTGTCTCTGGCGCTGTATGATGCGGCCGGGGAACAGACGATCCTGCCGCCGGACATTCGGGCGCTGGGGGATCTCGACAGCGGGGAGCCCCCGCCGATTGCGGAGCAGGCGCTGTCCGGCGCGGCGCCGCCCCTATCTGGCGCCAAGCAGCTCGGCGTGCTGGCGACCCTGGTGCGCCATTATTATCAGAACGCCATGGGCACGGAGCTGCCACCGGCCTCTGCATTGTCTGCGGCACGCGAGCTAGGCCGTCTGCTGGAACAGGCGGCGATGAGCGAGAATGCGGACTGGAGCAAGCTGGAGACGCTGAGCCTCGGGGATATGGCGGCGCATTGGAGCCGGTCGGCAGATTTTCTGAAGATTGTTACCGAGCTGTGGCCGGAATGGCTGGCGGAGCATCGCGCGTCTGATCCGTATAAGGAACGGCTGCGCGCGGCGCGGGCGTTGGCCGATCATTGGCGGGACGCGCCGCCTGCCGGGCCGGTGATTATTGCGGGGTCCACCGGCGCGACGCCGCCGGGACGCATCCTGATGCGGGCGGTGCTGGACCTGCCGCAGGGGCTGATCGTTCTGCCGGGGTTGGATACGCTGCTGAACGACAAACAGTGGGAGTCCGTTATCAAGGCGCCGGGACACCCGCAGAACACGTTGATCCGGACCCTGAGAGCGTTGGGGCGGGCCCCCGAAAGCGTGGCGCCGTGGCCGGGGATCAGCGAAGATGGCCCGGCGCGCGCCCGCGTGCGGCTGATCCATGAAGCGCTGGCGCCCGCAGAAGAAACAGCCGACTGGCGGGCGACGCTGGAAGAACTGGCCGCGGCGAGCAACCAGCCGATTGAAGAATTTGTACGCGATGGCCTGACGGGCCTGAGTATCGCAAATACGCCCAACGAAGCGGCAGAAGCCGAAGCGGCCGCGCTTCTGATGCGCGAGACTCTGGAGCGGGAGGGGCAGACGGCGGCGCTGGTCACTCCAGACGCTGGTCTGGCGCGGCGCGTCTCAGCGCTGCTGGGGCGTTGGGGCATTCATGTGCCCCCGTCGGCGCCGGTGCCTTTGGGCCGGACGCAGGCAGGGAGCCTGATTGGCCTGTGTGCGCGATGGGCAGCAGATCCCGGAGAGCCAGCGGTTCTGGCGGCGGTATTGAAGCATCCTTTCGTCCGTAAAAAGATGGATTCGGGTCTGCTTGATCTCTACTTTTTGCGCGGCCCTAGGCGTTGGAAAAGCTTGGACGATCTGGCGCACAGCATTGATATCCGGCACAAGCTGGAGCCGCATTCGCCTTTCAAGCGGGAAGATCAGGATGAAGCGATCCTGCTCGTGCAGCGCCTTTCGGAAATCATGGAGGAGAGCGGCGCGGACTTTTCTATTCTCGATGGTGTGACGGCGGACGCCGCCGCCAAACGTGTGGCGGACCTGGCTGGCGCGATCAGCGAAACGCCGATGCCCTGGGCAGGAGAAGACGGCGCAGGCGCATCCAACCTGTTGCAACGGCTGGCTGAGCTTGGGCCGTTTCTGGGCGAGATGAGCCCTGAAGCCTTTGCAGATCTGGTAGATGCAGAATCGTCCAACCTGCCTGTTCAGACTGGCGAGCCGGAGCATCCAAGGCTTTCCATCTGGGGGCCGCTCGAGGCGCGCCTTCAGTCTGCGGACCGGTTGATTTTGGCTGGTTTGAATGAGGATGTCTGGCCGGAGAAACCGCCTGCCGATGCATTCCTGCCGCGTCGCTTTCGCGCTCCGCTGGGTCTCAACGATCCTGAGGAGCGGATGGGGCTGTCGGCGCATGACTTTGCCCAACTGGCGGCGGCGCCGCATGTGGTGATGCTGTCTGCGGCGCGGCGCGATGATAGTCCGTCGGTCGAATCGCGCTGGGTCTGGCGTTTGCGCACGCTGGCTGAGGGCGCCTTTGGTGATCGCACCGCAGAGCTTCTCAAGGGAGAAACAGGCGCTCTGCTTGATTGGGTAAGCGCGTTGCAGACGCGGGGCGTGGGGACTTTACCGGCTGATTTTTCGGCAGAGCCAACGCCCCGCAAGCGGACGCCGGCAGAATGGCCCACCCGGCTTTCGGTGACGCGTGTGGACCGGCTGCAACGCGATCCCTATTCGATCTGGGCGGAATCCGTTCTGGGCCTGCGGCAGGTGGATGTGCTCGGCGCGCCGCTGGCCAGCAATCTGCGCGGCACGGCGATCCATGCCGCGCTGGACGCGTTTGAGAAAGAGGGCGTGGCCAAGGATGCCGGCAGCTTGCTGGAGCTGATCCGGGTAGAACTCGCGCGCACGGGCGAGCCGGAGTCTTCCTGGGCCGGACGGTTGGCGATCTGGCAGGATGTGGCTGACTGGTATCTGGAGTGGCGGGCCAGCCGGGACATCGGCGGCAAGTTTGTGCGCGAGGTGCGCGGGGAAATCAGCGTCGAGATTGCCGGGCACCCGTTTGAGCTTTCCGCCACCGCAGACAGGATCGAACGCACGGCCACTGGCGAACTGGTGATCGTTGACTTCAAGACCGGGCAGCCGCCAACGGACAAGGCGATTGATGCCGGCTATGATCAGCAGATGCCGTTGCAGGCGATCATAGCCTCCAAGGGCGGGTTCAAGAATGTACGGGCCGCGCCTGTGGCCGCGCTGGAATATGTTGCCATTCGTGGCCGGCCGGAAGCGCGCCGGATTGCCGAGAGCAAGAACAGCCCGAAGACGCTGGAGGAGCTGATAGCGGCGGCGGCCGATGGATATGTGAGGCTGGTTGCGGCCTACCGTGATCCGGAGGCGGTGTTTGCGTCGGCGCCGCGTGTGCAATTCGTGAAGTATGATTACGGCTACAACCTGCTGGCGCGGCGGGCGGAATGGAACCGCGATACGGCTGGCGGAGATGGCGGCGATGAGTGA
- a CDS encoding F0F1 ATP synthase subunit gamma, producing the protein MPSLKDLKNRIGSVKSTQKITKAMQLVAAAKLKRAQEAATAARPYAERLAAVLANLAATTGQGGPKLLTGNGTDQTHLLVVMTAERGLAGGFNAYVAKLARLKIQQLQSEGKTVKVLTIGKKGREVLAREHSALFTGHVNLSDVKSNNFTDASLSVGQMLTKGFENGEFDVATLIYSQFKNVLSQVPTAQQLIPATAPEGAPVIDLGGAQYIYEPSEEALLEALLPRYINTQILSAMLESSAGEQASRMTAMDNATRNAKDLIKALNLKYNRARQAQITKELIEIISGAEAL; encoded by the coding sequence ATGCCCAGCTTGAAGGACCTTAAGAACCGGATCGGAAGCGTGAAATCCACGCAGAAGATCACCAAGGCGATGCAGCTCGTGGCTGCCGCCAAGCTGAAGCGCGCTCAAGAAGCCGCAACGGCTGCGCGCCCCTATGCGGAGCGTTTGGCTGCGGTGCTGGCAAATCTTGCCGCAACAACCGGCCAAGGTGGCCCAAAGCTGCTGACCGGTAACGGCACGGACCAGACACATCTGCTCGTCGTCATGACGGCTGAGCGCGGCCTCGCGGGCGGTTTCAACGCCTATGTAGCCAAACTCGCTCGTCTGAAGATCCAGCAGCTTCAATCCGAAGGGAAGACCGTGAAGGTCCTGACCATCGGCAAGAAGGGCCGCGAAGTTCTGGCACGCGAGCACAGCGCTCTGTTTACCGGGCACGTGAACCTCTCGGACGTGAAGAGCAACAACTTCACCGATGCTTCGCTTTCGGTCGGCCAGATGCTGACCAAGGGCTTTGAAAACGGCGAGTTCGACGTCGCGACGTTGATCTACTCGCAGTTCAAGAACGTTCTGTCGCAGGTTCCGACCGCCCAACAGCTCATCCCCGCGACCGCGCCTGAAGGCGCACCGGTGATTGATCTGGGCGGCGCGCAATACATCTACGAGCCTTCTGAGGAAGCCCTCCTCGAGGCATTGCTGCCGCGTTACATCAATACCCAGATCCTGTCGGCCATGCTGGAAAGCTCGGCCGGTGAGCAGGCGAGCCGCATGACCGCAATGGACAATGCGACCCGCAACGCCAAAGACCTGATCAAAGCGCTGAACCTGAAATACAACAGGGCGCGCCAGGCACAGATTACCAAGGAGCTGATCGAGATCATCTCCGGGGCTGAAGCCCTCTAA
- a CDS encoding 2Fe-2S iron-sulfur cluster-binding protein translates to MAKITYVSHDGTERTVEAKNGESVMEAAIKNSIPGIDADCGGACACATCHVYVDEAFLDKAGTQEEMEKSMLDFAENVKPNSRLSCQIKVSDALDGLRVSTPESQH, encoded by the coding sequence ATGGCAAAGATCACCTATGTTTCGCATGACGGCACCGAACGCACGGTGGAAGCGAAGAACGGCGAATCTGTAATGGAAGCGGCGATCAAGAATTCCATCCCCGGAATCGACGCTGACTGCGGCGGCGCCTGCGCCTGCGCCACCTGCCATGTCTATGTGGACGAGGCATTCCTCGACAAAGCCGGCACCCAGGAAGAGATGGAAAAGTCGATGCTCGACTTTGCCGAGAATGTGAAACCCAACTCGCGCCTCTCCTGCCAGATCAAGGTCAGCGATGCTCTTGATGGCCTGCGCGTCTCCACCCCGGAAAGCCAGCACTAA
- a CDS encoding nucleotidyltransferase family protein, producing MSVPVPHTAMVLAAGLGTRMRPLTDACPKPLIAVRGRRLIDRVIEPLKAAGVRRIIVNVHYLPEQIEDYLKGLTDFEVIVSDERGEVLETGGGLAKARGLLGDDPVFVLNTDAFWSPETADPLLALAEAFDPAQEDERLLVADTGRALGFDGPGDFFMEADGRLKRRGEAASAPWAYAGVRIMKPQVYDGRPVERFSAVKVWDELIPQGRARGLALDSFWLHVGDPQALKDAEMWVACHGG from the coding sequence ATGAGTGTTCCGGTTCCGCATACGGCGATGGTGCTGGCCGCTGGTCTGGGCACGAGGATGCGGCCGCTCACGGATGCTTGCCCCAAGCCGCTGATTGCGGTGCGCGGGCGCAGGCTGATTGACCGGGTGATCGAGCCGCTGAAGGCGGCAGGCGTTCGCCGCATCATCGTGAACGTGCATTACCTGCCTGAGCAGATTGAGGACTACCTGAAGGGGCTGACGGACTTTGAGGTGATCGTTTCCGATGAGCGGGGAGAAGTTCTGGAGACGGGTGGGGGCCTGGCGAAAGCGAGGGGGTTGCTTGGCGACGATCCCGTGTTCGTGCTGAACACCGACGCGTTCTGGTCTCCCGAGACGGCGGACCCGCTTCTGGCATTGGCAGAGGCCTTTGACCCGGCGCAGGAGGATGAGCGGCTGCTGGTGGCCGACACTGGCCGCGCGCTGGGCTTTGATGGGCCGGGCGACTTCTTCATGGAGGCCGATGGCCGCCTCAAGCGGCGGGGCGAGGCGGCGTCTGCGCCCTGGGCGTATGCCGGCGTGCGGATCATGAAGCCTCAGGTTTATGACGGGCGGCCGGTGGAGCGGTTTTCGGCGGTGAAGGTGTGGGATGAACTGATACCGCAAGGGCGGGCACGCGGGCTGGCGCTCGATTCCTTCTGGCTTCATGTGGGCGATCCGCAGGCCCTGAAGGATGCGGAGATGTGGGTGGCCTGTCATGGCGGCTGA
- the atpD gene encoding F0F1 ATP synthase subunit beta — translation MSTPANGKGRISQVIGAVVDVEFDGELPSILNALETFNNGSRLVLEVAQHLGENTVRTIAMDSTEGLVRGQPVSDIGTPITVPVGPATLGRIMNVIGEPIDERGPVNADTYMPIHAQAPAFVDQATESEVLVTGIKVIDLLCPYAKGGKIGLFGGAGVGKTVLIMELVNNIAKLFGGYSVFAGVGERTREGNDLYHEMIESNVINLEGESRMSLVYGQMNEPPGARARVALTGLTQAEYFRDVEGKDVLFFVDNIFRFTQAGSEVSALLGRIPSAVGYQPTLATDMGALQERITSTNKGSITSVQAVYVPADDLTDPAPATSFAHLDATTVLNRAISEKGIYPAVDPLDSTSRILDPMVVGEEHYEVARGVQQILQKYKELQDIIAILGMDELSEDDKVTVARARKVERFLSQPFDVAQVFTGSPGVQVKLEDTIKGFKGLISGEFDHLPEPAFYMVGNIEEAKAKAAKLMADAA, via the coding sequence ATGAGCACCCCCGCAAACGGCAAAGGCCGCATTTCCCAGGTTATCGGCGCCGTTGTCGACGTTGAGTTCGACGGCGAGCTGCCATCGATCCTCAACGCCCTCGAGACCTTCAACAACGGCTCGCGCCTTGTTCTCGAAGTCGCCCAGCACCTCGGCGAGAATACTGTCCGCACGATCGCCATGGACTCGACCGAAGGTCTGGTTCGCGGGCAGCCCGTGTCGGACATCGGTACGCCGATCACGGTTCCAGTTGGCCCGGCCACTCTTGGCCGCATCATGAACGTCATCGGCGAGCCGATTGACGAGCGCGGCCCGGTCAATGCCGACACCTACATGCCGATCCACGCTCAGGCGCCTGCCTTCGTTGATCAGGCCACGGAATCCGAAGTACTCGTCACCGGTATCAAGGTTATCGACCTTCTCTGCCCCTACGCGAAAGGCGGCAAGATCGGCCTCTTCGGCGGCGCCGGCGTGGGCAAGACGGTTCTGATCATGGAACTGGTGAACAACATTGCGAAACTGTTCGGCGGCTACTCGGTGTTTGCCGGCGTCGGCGAGCGGACCCGTGAAGGTAACGACCTCTATCACGAGATGATCGAGTCGAACGTTATCAACCTCGAAGGCGAAAGCCGCATGTCGCTGGTTTATGGCCAGATGAACGAGCCTCCAGGCGCCCGTGCACGGGTTGCTCTGACTGGTCTGACGCAAGCGGAATACTTCCGCGATGTGGAAGGCAAGGACGTGCTGTTCTTCGTCGACAACATCTTCCGCTTCACCCAGGCAGGTTCGGAAGTGTCCGCTCTGCTCGGCCGTATTCCTTCGGCCGTGGGTTACCAGCCGACGCTGGCGACTGACATGGGCGCGCTTCAGGAGCGCATCACCTCGACCAACAAAGGGTCGATCACGTCGGTCCAGGCCGTCTACGTTCCTGCGGACGACCTTACTGACCCTGCGCCTGCCACATCGTTTGCTCACCTTGACGCGACAACGGTTCTCAACCGCGCGATCTCCGAGAAGGGCATCTACCCTGCTGTGGACCCGCTTGACTCCACCTCGCGTATTCTCGACCCTATGGTTGTCGGCGAAGAGCACTACGAAGTGGCTCGCGGCGTTCAGCAGATCCTGCAGAAGTACAAAGAGCTTCAGGACATCATCGCCATCCTCGGCATGGACGAGCTTTCGGAAGACGACAAAGTCACCGTTGCGCGCGCTCGTAAAGTTGAGCGTTTCCTGTCGCAGCCATTCGACGTTGCCCAGGTCTTCACCGGTTCGCCAGGCGTCCAGGTGAAACTCGAAGATACGATCAAAGGCTTCAAAGGCCTGATCAGCGGCGAGTTCGACCACCTGCCAGAGCCTGCCTTCTACATGGTCGGCAACATCGAGGAAGCCAAAGCCAAAGCTGCGAAGCTGATGGCGGACGCTGCCTGA
- a CDS encoding NAD(P)/FAD-dependent oxidoreductase, with amino-acid sequence MRHKSYQGGVVDLSGAKRIVIVGAGQAAAQAVQSLRLGGYAGELTIVGEETALPYQRPPLSKAYMKGEMAEERLYFRPAAWYEDNKIEVMLGSRVTSIDRAARVAHLEHGAELPYDALVIATGSRPRTLPCQGADLTGVHDLRSLSDVERIRPQMVEGRRMVIIGAGYIGLEAAAVARTMGLDVTVLEMAPRVLARVTSPVMSEFYAAEHIAKGVKILTSTALSHLEGKDGHINAAALADGTKLPADIVLVGIGILPNEELAKDAGIACSNGILTDRDGRTSDPHVFAAGDCASRPLVHYGRTGRLESVHNAIEQGKLVAAAILGQNRPAEDCPWFWSDQYDLKLQIAGLSTDYDTIVLRGDPEDRKFAAFYLRNGTLIAVDAVNSPPEFLASKKLIMTGAKIAPEVLSDTSIPMKDIAAKAAA; translated from the coding sequence TTGCGTCATAAATCATATCAAGGGGGCGTCGTGGACCTTTCGGGCGCAAAACGGATTGTAATTGTCGGCGCTGGCCAGGCGGCTGCGCAGGCTGTTCAATCCTTGCGCCTGGGTGGTTATGCTGGCGAGCTCACAATCGTCGGTGAAGAGACGGCGCTTCCCTATCAGCGTCCCCCACTCTCGAAGGCTTACATGAAGGGCGAGATGGCGGAGGAGCGCCTCTATTTCCGCCCCGCGGCCTGGTACGAAGACAACAAGATCGAAGTGATGCTGGGCTCCCGCGTCACCTCCATTGATCGCGCCGCGCGCGTCGCCCATCTCGAACATGGCGCCGAACTGCCTTACGACGCGCTGGTCATCGCCACAGGTTCCCGCCCCCGCACGCTTCCCTGCCAGGGCGCTGATTTGACCGGCGTTCACGATCTGCGCAGCCTGTCGGATGTCGAACGCATCCGCCCGCAAATGGTCGAAGGCCGCCGCATGGTCATAATCGGCGCCGGCTATATCGGCCTTGAAGCGGCAGCTGTCGCACGCACCATGGGTCTGGATGTCACTGTTCTGGAAATGGCACCGCGCGTTCTGGCGCGCGTTACAAGCCCTGTAATGAGCGAATTCTACGCCGCCGAGCACATCGCCAAAGGCGTCAAGATCCTCACCAGCACGGCCCTGTCGCATCTCGAAGGCAAGGACGGCCATATCAACGCCGCCGCGCTGGCCGATGGCACGAAGCTCCCGGCCGACATCGTCCTCGTCGGCATCGGCATCCTGCCCAATGAAGAGCTTGCAAAAGACGCCGGCATCGCCTGTTCCAACGGCATCCTGACCGACCGGGACGGCCGCACATCCGACCCGCACGTGTTTGCGGCCGGTGACTGCGCCAGCCGTCCGCTGGTTCACTATGGCCGTACAGGGCGCCTCGAAAGCGTCCACAACGCCATCGAGCAGGGCAAGCTCGTCGCCGCTGCCATTCTTGGACAAAATCGGCCGGCAGAGGACTGCCCCTGGTTCTGGTCGGACCAATATGACCTCAAACTCCAGATCGCCGGACTCAGTACGGACTATGACACGATCGTCCTGCGCGGCGATCCTGAGGACCGCAAGTTTGCCGCTTTCTATCTGCGCAATGGCACCCTGATCGCCGTTGACGCCGTCAACAGCCCGCCAGAGTTCCTGGCATCCAAGAAACTCATCATGACAGGCGCAAAAATTGCCCCTGAAGTGCTCAGCGACACCTCAATCCCAATGAAAGACATCGCCGCAAAAGCTGCGGCCTGA
- a CDS encoding thioesterase family protein, with the protein MNYTDLLASIADAGPNARTMLVPETWMQGRTAYGGLTAALCLEAARPLAPGLPVRAVQVAFVGPVNGAVTCKAEVLRQGKNTVFVSVRMTGDDGVLADCIMTFGASRQSSLNFADLPAPDVPNPEDVKPYFRNHQGPAFAQNFDLLIAGGALPLSGAEKADVSIWMRHKDTATPMDAVSLLALADAPPPAAMTMFKEPGRISSMTWMAEFLTEDIETEDRWFLARHVAQTARNGYSSQEMLLWNKARQPIMVGRQTIALFI; encoded by the coding sequence ATGAACTATACCGACCTTCTGGCCTCCATCGCCGACGCCGGCCCCAATGCGCGAACAATGCTTGTCCCGGAAACCTGGATGCAGGGGCGCACCGCCTATGGCGGTTTGACCGCAGCGCTGTGTCTGGAAGCCGCCCGCCCGCTCGCGCCGGGTCTGCCGGTGCGGGCTGTCCAAGTTGCGTTCGTCGGCCCCGTAAATGGCGCGGTTACTTGTAAGGCTGAAGTGCTGCGGCAGGGCAAGAATACGGTGTTCGTTTCTGTGCGGATGACCGGAGACGATGGCGTCCTGGCCGACTGCATCATGACGTTTGGCGCCTCACGCCAATCCTCATTGAACTTTGCAGACCTCCCGGCGCCAGACGTTCCAAACCCCGAAGACGTCAAACCCTATTTCCGCAATCATCAGGGCCCCGCCTTCGCCCAGAACTTCGATCTGCTGATCGCCGGCGGCGCCCTTCCCTTGTCCGGCGCTGAGAAGGCTGATGTATCCATCTGGATGCGCCACAAGGATACCGCCACGCCGATGGACGCTGTGTCCTTGCTCGCCCTCGCGGATGCACCCCCACCCGCCGCCATGACCATGTTCAAGGAACCCGGCCGCATCAGCTCCATGACATGGATGGCCGAATTCCTCACCGAAGACATTGAAACCGAAGATCGCTGGTTTTTGGCACGGCATGTCGCCCAAACCGCACGGAATGGCTACTCCAGTCAGGAAATGCTGCTTTGGAACAAGGCGCGCCAGCCAATCATGGTGGGCCGTCAAACCATCGCGCTGTTCATTTGA
- the tsaE gene encoding tRNA (adenosine(37)-N6)-threonylcarbamoyltransferase complex ATPase subunit type 1 TsaE produces MTDSFVLEDEDATLSLGKSIAGILRVGDFVALHGDLGAGKTTLTRGIIQALLGGQEEVPSPTYTLVQVYDGPDFPLWHFDLYRLEDPEGVEELGWDETVEGVALVEWPEHAGRHLPQVRLDVLLEIHGDQRCVRLEPKGEGWQERLHGFSH; encoded by the coding sequence ATGACCGACTCTTTTGTGCTTGAGGATGAAGATGCCACGCTGTCGCTTGGCAAATCGATCGCAGGAATCCTGCGGGTGGGAGACTTTGTGGCGCTGCATGGCGACCTTGGCGCCGGCAAGACGACCCTCACGCGGGGGATTATTCAGGCACTTCTAGGCGGCCAGGAAGAGGTGCCCAGCCCGACTTACACTTTGGTGCAGGTGTATGACGGACCAGACTTTCCGCTTTGGCATTTCGATCTCTATCGGCTGGAAGACCCCGAAGGGGTGGAGGAACTCGGTTGGGACGAAACGGTTGAAGGGGTTGCGCTGGTAGAGTGGCCCGAACATGCCGGGCGACATCTGCCGCAGGTGCGGCTGGACGTGTTGCTTGAAATTCACGGGGATCAGCGATGCGTGAGACTGGAACCCAAGGGCGAAGGCTGGCAGGAACGGCTGCATGGATTCAGCCACTGA
- a CDS encoding F0F1 ATP synthase subunit epsilon, with amino-acid sequence MADKLHFSLVSPARELFSGQVDHVIAPGTEGEFGVLVNHAPFMTTLKNGVVRVLEGDVVRHRFYVRGGFADVTPAGLTILAEEARNLSDASAQEIDVEVEAAKLKLLELDAGDTKRAVLEHQISYLEGLRSALAN; translated from the coding sequence ATGGCTGACAAGCTGCACTTCTCGCTCGTATCGCCCGCCCGAGAGCTGTTCTCGGGGCAGGTTGATCATGTGATCGCTCCGGGTACGGAAGGTGAGTTTGGCGTTCTTGTAAACCATGCGCCCTTCATGACGACGCTCAAGAATGGCGTTGTCCGTGTGCTTGAAGGGGATGTCGTCCGGCACCGTTTCTATGTGCGTGGCGGGTTTGCGGACGTGACGCCTGCTGGCCTCACCATCCTGGCTGAAGAAGCCCGCAATCTGTCTGATGCGAGCGCTCAGGAAATCGACGTTGAGGTCGAAGCTGCAAAGCTGAAGCTTCTCGAGCTCGACGCGGGTGATACCAAGCGCGCCGTGCTTGAGCACCAGATTTCCTACCTTGAGGGCCTGCGCAGCGCTCTGGCAAATTGA
- a CDS encoding aminoglycoside phosphotransferase family protein has protein sequence MDSATDSRTLEIDRFLASAGDGWDRAIRKPLSQDASTRRYIRLHREDGVTALLMDAPRVEDDPCPPGADRALREQMGWNAMTRLAASRVEAFALIAGHLRSLGLNAPEVYAFDATQGFALIEDFGDGLEFARVIERGEADERALYRAAAETLAVLHAAPVPQLLDNSGIQWPILDFDAVALGANADLYADWLPLEVGGTKLTGAARARWEGERDALIEKAVSFPRTFTLRDYHAENLLWLPGGRVGLLDFQDAVRGWDAWDMAMLTQDARRAVTHAASEDAIGTFLDKTGQNRTDFDERLAVIGALNALRIAGVFSRLQHRDHKPRYGEFQPRQLSILARNLAHPSLAGMRAFVREQTPFVFEAKS, from the coding sequence ATGGATTCAGCCACTGACTCGCGCACGCTTGAGATAGACCGGTTCCTCGCCAGCGCGGGCGATGGATGGGACCGGGCCATTCGCAAACCCCTCAGCCAGGATGCTTCGACCCGCCGGTATATCCGACTCCACAGGGAAGATGGGGTGACGGCGTTGCTGATGGACGCGCCGCGGGTGGAGGATGATCCCTGTCCGCCCGGCGCTGACCGGGCGTTGCGGGAGCAGATGGGCTGGAATGCGATGACGCGGCTGGCGGCGTCGCGGGTGGAGGCGTTTGCGCTGATCGCCGGGCATCTGCGCAGCCTGGGGCTCAATGCGCCGGAAGTGTACGCCTTCGATGCGACGCAAGGCTTTGCATTGATTGAGGATTTTGGGGATGGTCTTGAGTTTGCGCGAGTTATAGAGCGGGGAGAAGCCGACGAACGGGCGCTTTACCGTGCGGCGGCGGAGACGCTTGCGGTTCTCCACGCCGCGCCTGTACCTCAACTGCTTGATAATTCTGGCATTCAGTGGCCGATCCTCGACTTTGACGCGGTAGCGCTCGGGGCGAATGCGGACCTTTATGCCGACTGGTTGCCGCTGGAAGTGGGTGGAACGAAGTTGACCGGCGCGGCGCGCGCGCGCTGGGAAGGCGAGCGGGATGCCCTCATCGAAAAAGCCGTTTCTTTTCCGAGGACTTTCACGCTGCGGGACTATCATGCCGAGAACCTTCTCTGGCTGCCTGGCGGGCGAGTGGGGCTTCTGGATTTTCAGGACGCGGTGCGCGGATGGGATGCCTGGGACATGGCAATGCTGACCCAGGACGCGCGCAGAGCGGTCACGCACGCGGCATCCGAGGACGCGATCGGGACATTTCTGGACAAAACGGGACAAAACCGGACAGATTTTGACGAACGGCTGGCCGTGATCGGCGCTCTTAACGCCCTACGGATTGCCGGGGTGTTCTCCCGCCTTCAGCACCGCGACCACAAACCTCGCTATGGCGAATTCCAGCCCCGGCAGCTTTCCATTCTTGCCCGCAATCTCGCCCATCCGTCGCTTGCCGGCATGCGGGCGTTTGTTCGCGAGCAGACCCCTTTCGTCTTTGAGGCCAAGTCATGA